A single genomic interval of Rhododendron vialii isolate Sample 1 chromosome 3a, ASM3025357v1 harbors:
- the LOC131319463 gene encoding transcription factor bHLH118-like → MFQINFAPIREDEIEQDLAMGNAVVESSNLAPNNVGKRGKRQQNPPATQPASDNDGSGKGNKETRVMPRDIERQRRQGMANLFASMRSLLPLEYIKGRRSASDQMHEAVNYINHLKDNVKELEIKRDNLKKLSDSASGLRSSANNINGMQSSSATVTVNQCRGGGVEVLIGSCGFAEEGGLPLSKVLGVLVEQGLDVVSYISSDVEGGLFHTIRCEVSDLMYIDLFELQQKMSGVINGGQNLQ, encoded by the exons ATGTTTCAGATCAATTTTGCTCCCATCAGAGAAGATGAAATCGAGCAAGATCTAGCCATGGGTAATGCTGTAGTGGAGAGCAGTAATTTAGCCCCCAATAACGTCGGGAAAAGGGGGAAAAGGCAGCAGAATCCGCCGGCCACACAACCGGCCAGCGACAACGATGGCAGTGGTAAGGGAAATAAAGAGACGAGAGTGATGCCTAGAGATATCGAAAGGCAAAGAAGGCAAGGAATGGCTAATCTTTTTGCATCCATGCGATCTCTACTGCCTCTTGAATATATCAAG GGAAGGCGGTCGGCATCAGATCAAATGCATGAGGCTGTGAATTACATAAATCACCTGAAAGACAATGTCAAAGAACTGGAAATCAAGAGAGACAACCTAAAGAAGTTGTCCGATTCCGCGAGTGGATTAAGAAGCTCCGCCAATAATATTAATGGCATGCAAAGTAGTAGTGCCACCGTCACGGTCAACCAATGCCGCGGTGGTGGTGTGGAGGTATTGATCGGCAGTTGTGGCTTTGCAGAGGAAGGAGGGTTGCCCCTATCAAAAGTACTGGGAGTGCTAGTTGAACAAGGGCTTGATGTTGTTAGCTATATTTCCAGTGACGTTGAGGGAGGGCTATTTCACACAATTAGATGCGAG GTGAGTGATCTGATGTATATAGACCTATTTGAGCTGCAACAGAAAATGTCTGGCGTGATTAATGGCGGGCAGAATCTCCAGTAA
- the LOC131319464 gene encoding transcription factor bHLH120-like: MFSLQHGDELVFQISKIEQDLISARASLDSTHLISTPQAGKKKRKKSYSNPQKDKYENNNEKKMIAHRDVERQRRQEMAKLYASLRSLLPAEYVKGKRSVCDHMNESVNYIKQLQENIEQLSMKRDNLKNMFDSIGNNTEATRSSENCFPGRVTVGLCWGGVEILISTSTGSEDEGFPISRVLEILVEEGLDVVSCVSTQINKKLLHVIKSEVSDPTCVDLSMLEEKLADVINGN; encoded by the exons ATGTTCTCTTTACAACACGGCGATGAGCTGGTGTTCCAGATCTCCAAAATCGAACAAGATCTGATATCGGCCCGGGCGTCTCTGGACAGCACTCATCTGATTAGCACCCCTCAAgcaggaaaaaagaagagaaagaaatcaTACAGTAATCCACAAAAGGACAAGTACGAGAATAATAACGAGAAGAAAATGATCGCACATAGAGACGTGGAAAGGCAGAGAAGGCAGGAAATGGCTAAGCTTTATGCGTCGTTGAGGTCTTTGCTCCCTGCTGAATATGTCAAG GGAAAGCGTTCGGTATGCGATCACATGAATGAGTCCGTGAATTACATCAAGCAGTTGCAGGAGAATATCGAGCAACTGAGTATGAAGAGAGATAACTTGAAGAATATGTTTGATTCCATTGGTAACAATACCGAGGCGACCAGAAGCTCGGAAAATTGTTTTCCCGGTAGGGTTACGGTCGGCTTGTGCTGGGGCGGTGTAGAGATTTTGATCAGTACTAGTACTGGGTCTGAAGACGAAGGGTTCCCCATATCAAGAGTGCTTGAAATTCTGGTTGAAGAAGGGCTTGATGTTGTTAGCTGTGTTTCCACTCAGATAAACAAGAAGTTACTTCACGTGATTAAATCCGAG GTCAGTGATCCGACATGCGTTGATCTATCCATGCTGGAAGAAAAACTGGCTGATGTTATAAATGGAAATTAG
- the LOC131319461 gene encoding transcription factor bHLH120-like, whose product MSSFEENDDLWFQIYSNYPDQEKTTQLQDQSKIDVPENFGERQPVPNANDHTCFNKKVIHREMEKQRRKKMAALFSSLRSLLPPELVKGKRSAGDHINEATKYVKHLEKKIKDSGAKRDQLQILSSSSTTTTSCSHGNGSSSSCSANYVTVCCRSMGQVEVILSTGGGFDPAGKLQLSSVLKLLLDEGLSVVSCVSAKVNERLLHTIQSQVNNPTCFNLSALQQQLSNLFDSAPKTNLVL is encoded by the exons atgagttctttcgAGGAAAATGATGATCTTTGGTTCCAGATCTATTCCAATTATCCCGACCAAGAAAAAACTACCCAATTACAAGATCAGAGCAAAATTGATGTTCCCGAAAATTTCGGGGAAAGGCAGCCGGTACCGAATGCTAATGATCATACTTGCTTTAACAAGAAGGTGATTCACAGAGAGATGGAAAagcaaagaaggaaaaaaatggcCGCCCTTTTCTCCTCGCTCCGATCTCTTCTCCCTCCTGAACTTGTCAAG GGCAAGCGTTCAGCGGGCGATCACATAAACGAGGCAACGAAGTACGTCAAACACCTAGAGAAGAAAATCAAAGATTCGGGTGCCAAAAGAGACCAGCTACAAATTTTGTCTAGTTCAAGTACAACTACTACTTCCTGCAGCCATGGGAATGGAAGCTCAAGTAGTTGTTCAGCCAATTACGTTACAGTGTGCTGCAGGTCTATGGGACAAGTGGAGGTGATTTTGAGTACTGGTGGTGGCTTTGATCCGGCGGGGAAATTACAGCTATCAAGTGTTCTGAAACTGTTGCTTGACGAAGGACTTAGTGTTGTTAGCTGTGTTTCTGCAAAAGTAAATGAAAGGTTACTACACACAATCCAATCTCAG GTGAATAACCCAACTTGTTTCAATCTATCAGCCCTGCAACAACAATTGAGCAATTTATTCGATTCCGCGCCCAAAACCAATTTAGTACTGTAA